A section of the Oncorhynchus gorbuscha isolate QuinsamMale2020 ecotype Even-year unplaced genomic scaffold, OgorEven_v1.0 Un_scaffold_1231, whole genome shotgun sequence genome encodes:
- the LOC124021830 gene encoding sialoadhesin-like: protein MEAEDLSSAPGYEGHIEYLGDKKSDCTLRITDLRLSDSARYRFRLITSGDQFSGSPVSLTVTDLQVKMTTSLFSRWVTLNCGTCTLTDNPTYIWYKNGHKVKEDTSSQDSDYHNTEDSFSCAVKGHENLHSPAVCVRGQKCWSVTYPHQGVCALKGSSVDISSTYDSGYDTITSTLWFSSKQSSSWRDELIPEDLTTDPGYAGRVEYVGEKERGHSTLRITDLREEDSAEYKFIFNTQTSRWGHSFPGTTLTVTGLQVRIKDPTNITEGKGLCLFCESICFLQDNPSYIWYKNGHRLFRHKTKYLILDPVSSEDAGRYSCAVNGQEDLPSAEETLTVRYGQSNTSVSVSPSGEIVEGSSVTLTCSSDANPPVDKYTWYKVIYKKMSMRHSGQRYTIHNISSEGRGEYYCEAENEVGAKISKLVPVNVLYKPKNTSVSVSPSGEIVEGSSVTLTCSSDANPPVDKYTWYKKNVTSPKASGQSYSIHKVSSEDREGYYCEALNIIGRETIPVHINVISVFSWVPVVGVGAVLTAGALLVTIYFYMKRRHTGGSDDTADRQSVHPDPNSDMYTALNMKTRSPEYDTLANVRDSPVTQPLK from the exons ATGGAGGCTGAAGATCTGAGCTCAGCACCAGGGTATGAGGGTCATATAGAGTACCTTGGGGATAAGAAGAGTGACTGTACCCTGAGAATCACAGACCTGAGATTGAGTGACTCTGCTCGGTACAGATTCAGATTGATAACATCCGGAGATCAGTTTTCTGGCTCACCTGTCTCCCTGACTGTCACAG ATCTTCAGGTAAAGATGACAACTTCACTGTTTTCAAGATGGGTGACCCTGAACTGTGGCACGTGTACTCTGACTGACAACCCCACCTACATCTGGTACAAGAACGGACACAAAGTAAAGGAGGACACCTCCAGCCAGGACTCAGACTACCATAACACTGAAGACAGCTTCTCCTGTGCTGTAAAAGGCCATGAGAATCTCCACTCTCCTGCAGTGT GTGTCCGTGGTCagaagtgttggagtgtgacctaCCCCCATCAGGGAGTCTGTGCCTTGAAGGGGTCATCAGTGGATATATCCTCCACGTATGACAGTGGTTATGATACGATCACATCAACACTCTGGTTTAGTTCTAAACAAAGTTCCAGCTGGAGGGATGAGTTGATCCCTGAGGACCTAACCACAGACCCAGGGTATGCAGGTCGTGTGGAGTAtgttggagagaaggagagaggtcaCTCCACCCTGAGAATCACAGATCTGAGAGAGGAGGACTCTGCTGAGTACAAGTTCATCTTCAACACACAGACATCAAGATGGGGACACAGTTTCCCTGGAACAACTCTGACTGTCACAG GTCTTCAGGTGCGGATTAAGGATCCAACCAACATCACAGAGGGAAAGGGGCTTTGTCTGTTCTGTGAGTCCATATGCTTTCTGCAGGACAACCCCTCTTACATCTGGTACAAGAACGGACATCGTCTGTTCAGACACAAGACTAAGTACCTGATCCTAGACCCAGTCAGCAGTGAGGATGCCGGCAGATACTCCTGTGCTGTAAACGGCCAGGAGGATCTCCCCTCTGCTGAAGAGACTCTCACTGTCAGAT ATGGCCAAAGCAACACCTcagtgtcagtcagtccctctggtgaAATAGTGGAGGGCAGTTCAGTGACTCTGACCTGCAGCAGTGATGCCAACCCACCTGTGGACAAATACACCTGGTACAAGGTAATATACAAGAAAATGTCAATGAGACATTCTGGACAGAGATACACCATCCATAACATCAGCTCTGAGGGCAGAGGAGAATATTACTGTGAGGCTGAGAATGAAGTTGGAGCCAAAATATCAAAGCTTGTTCCTGTAAATGTTTTGT ATAAACCAAAGAACACCTcagtgtcagtcagtccctctggtgaAATAGTGGAGGGCAGTTCAGTGACTCTGACCTGCAGCAGTGATGCCAACCCACCTGTGGACAAATACACCTGGTACAAGAAGAACGTAACCTCACCAAAAGCATCAGGACAGAGTTACAGCATCCATAAGGTCAGCTctgaggacagagagggatactACTGTGAGGCTCTGAACATTATAGGGAGAGAGACTATCCCTGTCCATATTAATGTTATAT CAGTGTTTTCCTGGGTTcctgtggtgggggtgggggctgTCCTGACTGCTGGAGCTCTTCTTGTCACCATCTACTTCTACATGAAGAG gagacacacaggaggaAGTGAtgacacagcagacagacag agtgTCCATCCTGATCCTAACAGTGACATGTACACAGCTCTGAACATGAAGACCAGGTCACCAGAGTATGACACCCTGGCA AATGTGAGGGACTCCCCAGTGACACAGCCCCTCAAATAG
- the LOC124021828 gene encoding uncharacterized protein LOC124021828, translating to MALRTAGSVLVVFLWSVAVVLGQDGWSVTYTTQSICTLKGSTVEPSSSYTYPSGHKVTTTFWFTKYDAEENYVSLKDDPDYKGRVTYREDKENGHILTITDLRESDSATYMFRFTDQTGKWRYTGKPGVTLSVTGLQVKVTGGHQDKTLTCITTCTLTDNPTYIWYKNGHKVKEDTSRLYSDSFSDADSYSCAVKGHEDLLSPAKCKSEVLECDLHPSEYLCLEGVNSGHILLLHISQ from the exons ATGGCCTTGAGAACAGCAGGAAGTGTGTTGGTGGTCTTTCTCTGGTCTGTAGCAG TGGTACTGGGTCAGGATGGCTGGAGTGTTACATACACCACTCAGAGTATCTGTACCTTGAAGGGGTCAACAGTAGAGCCGTCCTCCTCTTACACATATCCCAGTGGTCATAAAGTCACAACAACCTTCTGGTTCACTAAATATGATGCTGAGGAGAATTATGTTAGTCTGAAGGATGACCCAGACTACAAAGGACGTGTGACGTACCGTGAGGATAAAGAGAATGGTCACATCCTGACAAtcacagacctgagagagagTGACTCAGCTACATACATGTTCAGATTTACAGATCAGACTGGGAAGTGGAgatatactggcaaacctggagtcactctgtctgttacag GTCTTCAGGTGAAGGTGACTGGTGGACATCAGGATAAGACACTGACCTGTATCACCACCTGTACTCTGACTGACAACCCCACCTACATCTGGTACAAGAACGGACATAAAGTAAAGGAGGACACTTCCAGACTGTACTCAGACTCCTTTAGTGATGCAGACAGTTACTCCTGTGCTGTAAAAGGCCATGAGGATCTCCTCTCTCCTGCAAAGTGTAA GTCagaagtgttggagtgtgacttACACCCATCAGAGTATCTGTGCCTTGAAGGGGTCAACAGTGGACATATCCTGCTCTTACACATATCCCAGTAA